The Anabaena sp. WA102 genome contains a region encoding:
- a CDS encoding TMEM175 family protein yields the protein MNEDKNNNSDQKEPIVHLQRIADIIFALAMAECFLALDFPENLQQPTDSEIVAFLLAQIKPLTSYAIAFVIVGFYWLEHIKQFKYYKQADTIHISLYLLYLMGIFLIPYSDTLVIYFPENALVKICFSVNTAFIGLISFINWNYATYKHRLIADDLNSEIIISTRWKILIEPMFSLLTIGVAIIDQGWWEYVWFLLPIPYLWTEKIFSKGAVKNNQQADNNYEKYQDKE from the coding sequence ATGAATGAAGATAAAAACAATAATTCTGATCAGAAAGAGCCTATTGTCCACCTTCAGAGAATAGCTGATATTATATTCGCACTGGCAATGGCAGAGTGCTTCTTAGCTCTTGATTTTCCTGAAAATCTGCAACAGCCCACAGACTCAGAAATTGTGGCATTTTTACTAGCTCAAATAAAACCACTCACTAGCTACGCGATCGCATTTGTGATTGTTGGTTTCTACTGGCTAGAACATATCAAGCAATTTAAATATTACAAACAAGCAGATACGATTCATATTTCACTCTATTTACTTTATCTGATGGGAATATTTCTGATTCCTTACTCTGACACCCTAGTTATTTATTTTCCAGAAAATGCTCTTGTGAAAATATGCTTTAGCGTCAATACTGCATTCATTGGATTGATATCATTTATTAACTGGAATTATGCGACTTATAAACACCGACTAATTGCCGATGATCTAAATAGTGAAATTATTATTTCTACAAGATGGAAAATCTTGATAGAGCCGATGTTTTCCTTATTAACAATAGGAGTTGCTATTATCGATCAAGGTTGGTGGGAATATGTCTGGTTTTTATTACCAATTCCTTATCTCTGGACAGAGAAGATATTTAGCAAGGGTGCTGTCAAAAATAATCAACAGGCTGACAATAATTATGAAAAATATCAGGACAAGGAGTAG
- a CDS encoding MFS transporter codes for MFSSPLYFPNFRWLWLGQTLILSAAKFWMVSLTWLVLQKTASGLAVGTVLVAAAIPRALFMLVGGAISDRWSPRNVTIIGGLINTVLIGIATVLLILDGFNLIVFIVIAVLFGLFEAILYPAILALLPQLVRKSQLAEANAWIQGSEQFTEVIGPAGAGFMIGAFGLTIAFAINTLIFAFGSLFIYLVRTRRRQPLATEPEKQALTGEIVLGLKYAWTQPAIRISLLLLAMINFAMLGPIIIGVAALVNVKFGGNATTFGYLQSAYGIGALLGVLVASQMGAIKSLKTPLVLLCYGLGAGLIALGFVQDFWIASGIIALMGIGGGTVTVLGMTWLQQNTASNMQGRMMGLTMFAAVALDPFSQGVSGVLVEFSLTGLFVAAGVTMFLTAIASSIGRTHTIKSVTTDSSFPVSEPVISVRNLNHYFGSGMLRKQVLFDINLDIQPGEIVIMTGPSGSGKTTLLTLMGGLRSAQEGSLKILGQEICGANKQHLTKLRRQIGYIFQAHNLMTFLTTQENVRMSLELHDEYLNHDINNKAIAMLEAVGLADRISYYPENLSGGQKQRVAIARALVSQPKIVLADEPTAALDKKSGRDVVELMQKLAKEQGCTILLVTHDNRILDIADRIIYMEDGQLKDVNIKAKIQ; via the coding sequence ATGTTTTCCTCGCCCTTATATTTCCCTAACTTTCGTTGGCTGTGGTTAGGGCAAACTTTAATCTTGTCTGCTGCTAAATTTTGGATGGTTTCGTTAACATGGTTGGTACTCCAGAAAACAGCTTCAGGATTGGCTGTTGGTACTGTATTAGTGGCGGCGGCAATTCCACGAGCCTTGTTTATGTTGGTAGGTGGTGCAATCAGCGATCGTTGGTCACCTCGAAATGTCACTATCATTGGAGGTCTGATTAATACTGTTTTAATTGGAATTGCTACTGTTTTGCTAATATTAGATGGTTTTAATCTCATTGTTTTCATTGTAATTGCTGTTTTATTTGGATTGTTTGAGGCTATTTTATACCCAGCGATTCTTGCCCTCTTGCCTCAATTGGTGAGAAAATCACAATTAGCAGAAGCTAACGCTTGGATACAGGGCAGTGAACAGTTTACCGAAGTCATCGGACCTGCTGGTGCGGGTTTTATGATTGGTGCGTTTGGATTAACCATTGCTTTTGCCATCAATACACTCATATTTGCCTTTGGTAGTTTGTTCATATACCTAGTGCGGACTCGTCGCCGTCAACCTCTGGCAACTGAACCAGAGAAACAAGCTTTAACAGGTGAGATTGTTTTAGGTTTAAAATATGCCTGGACACAGCCTGCTATCAGAATAAGTTTGCTACTTTTAGCAATGATTAATTTTGCAATGTTAGGTCCGATTATCATCGGCGTTGCAGCCTTAGTCAACGTAAAGTTTGGAGGTAATGCCACAACATTTGGTTATCTACAATCCGCTTACGGTATAGGTGCATTACTTGGTGTCTTAGTTGCCAGTCAAATGGGTGCAATTAAGAGTCTCAAAACCCCTCTTGTTTTACTGTGCTATGGTCTGGGTGCGGGACTAATAGCATTAGGATTTGTCCAGGACTTTTGGATAGCATCGGGAATAATTGCCTTAATGGGAATAGGAGGTGGTACTGTCACTGTACTGGGCATGACTTGGCTGCAACAAAATACAGCCTCAAATATGCAGGGACGAATGATGGGACTGACAATGTTCGCTGCGGTAGCTCTTGATCCCTTCTCTCAAGGTGTTTCTGGAGTGTTAGTAGAATTCAGTTTGACGGGATTATTTGTAGCAGCTGGAGTCACAATGTTCCTCACTGCCATAGCTTCGTCAATCGGCCGCACTCATACAATTAAATCAGTTACTACTGATTCTTCATTCCCTGTTTCCGAACCTGTAATTTCAGTGCGTAACCTGAATCATTATTTTGGATCAGGTATGCTACGTAAACAAGTATTATTTGACATTAATTTGGATATTCAACCTGGTGAAATTGTGATTATGACTGGACCTTCCGGTTCAGGTAAAACTACCCTTTTGACTTTAATGGGTGGTTTGCGTTCTGCTCAAGAAGGTAGTTTGAAAATTTTAGGACAGGAAATATGTGGAGCAAATAAACAACACTTAACTAAATTGCGCCGTCAAATAGGTTATATTTTTCAGGCGCACAACCTGATGACCTTTTTAACTACCCAAGAAAATGTGCGGATGTCGTTGGAATTGCATGATGAATATCTAAATCATGATATCAACAACAAAGCGATCGCCATGTTAGAGGCTGTCGGTTTGGCAGATCGTATCAGTTACTACCCCGAAAATCTTTCTGGTGGACAAAAACAACGGGTAGCGATCGCTCGTGCTTTAGTCAGCCAGCCTAAAATTGTCTTAGCTGATGAACCTACCGCTGCACTTGATAAAAAATCTGGCCGCGATGTTGTGGAATTGATGCAGAAACTTGCTAAAGAACAAGGCTGTACTATTTTGCTCGTTACCCACGATAACCGCATTTTGGATATTGCTGACCGTATTATTTATATGGAAGACGGTCAGCTTAAAGATGTCAATATTAAGGCGAAGATACAGTAA
- a CDS encoding helicase-related protein has protein sequence MGESASEGLNLQNCGVLINYDMPWNPMRVEQRIGRIDRIGQRYETVRIHNFYYDGTVEAKVYRKLRDRINAFATVVGNLQPILAKVPTFIEQAAMSADPEEEDVLMSEFDSVLNAPLRPGIEAMLTMDLDADLAEIQKPIPPTPFTPESIEHLFTTSTILKSTGVIFQLKDEKTWLLTYKNREYMITFYPDMFDEIPSLRLMNFGEPLFAEFLQMTQNL, from the coding sequence GTGGGTGAATCTGCGTCAGAAGGGTTAAACTTGCAAAATTGTGGGGTATTAATCAATTATGATATGCCCTGGAATCCCATGCGTGTGGAACAAAGAATTGGCAGAATTGATAGAATTGGACAAAGGTATGAAACTGTCCGCATTCACAATTTTTATTATGATGGCACTGTAGAAGCAAAAGTTTATAGAAAATTGCGCGATCGCATTAACGCCTTTGCTACAGTTGTTGGTAATCTCCAACCCATTTTAGCTAAAGTTCCCACTTTCATTGAACAAGCTGCGATGAGTGCAGATCCAGAAGAAGAGGATGTGTTGATGTCTGAGTTTGACTCGGTATTAAATGCACCTCTCCGCCCAGGAATTGAAGCAATGCTAACAATGGATTTAGATGCTGATTTAGCGGAAATTCAAAAGCCTATTCCACCTACTCCTTTTACACCAGAAAGCATTGAACATTTATTTACCACATCAACAATTTTAAAATCTACTGGGGTGATTTTTCAGCTAAAAGACGAAAAAACGTGGCTACTTACCTATAAAAACCGGGAATACATGATTACTTTTTACCCAGATATGTTTGATGAAATACCTTCTCTGAGATTAATGAATTTTGGAGAACCTTTGTTTGCGGAGTTTTTGCAGATGACACAAAACTTATAG
- a CDS encoding RluA family pseudouridine synthase — MIYLHPLSDFISSNLIITSAQPNYYYEGKCPQTGEILRLPRTPLAEAIANNLMQQLEQNHLYSQEGKMYGILLVELPNGEPRVIKAFSGLLNGNSMLKGWVSPIPGREEVVLLETQTLAKLEAIKQEIISLEKLSEREEYKTLSAEYTQQLQALSLHHYRSKLQRQTQRQEFWQTLTDESLKIALEQLETESRLQGIERRHLKRRQNEILQPLQKIITSADQKIAVLKQQRKQLSRHLQTEMHAAYSLINFQGQSLSLQQLLPTGTPTGTGECCAPKLLHYAATHQLKPLAMAEFWWGNSTVEDKIQGEFYGACLERCQPLMGFLLSGLKPNQVEIIYEDEWLIAVNKSSGLLSVPGRYFHNQDSVISRLRHLYNQEIIAVHRLDQDTSGILLIAKDPVTYSQISKQFQKRQVSKVYEALLTGSLAINEGEINLPLWGNPDHRPYQEVDLSRGKPSLTHFRVMNREGDYTRVEFVPLTGRTHQLRVHAADTRGLGMAILGDKLYGYHSDTDRLYLHARELRFQHPHVEKIFHLQVKTPF, encoded by the coding sequence ATGATTTACCTGCATCCGCTTTCAGATTTTATCTCATCTAATTTGATCATTACTTCGGCACAGCCTAACTATTACTATGAAGGAAAATGCCCCCAAACAGGGGAAATACTCAGATTACCCCGTACCCCTTTAGCGGAAGCTATAGCTAATAATCTGATGCAACAACTTGAGCAAAATCATCTTTATTCCCAGGAGGGAAAAATGTATGGTATTTTGTTAGTTGAATTACCCAATGGTGAACCAAGAGTTATTAAAGCATTTTCCGGTTTATTAAATGGTAATAGTATGCTTAAAGGTTGGGTTTCACCAATTCCTGGTAGGGAAGAAGTGGTTTTATTAGAAACTCAGACCTTAGCCAAGTTAGAAGCCATTAAACAAGAAATTATTAGCCTTGAGAAACTTTCAGAAAGAGAAGAATATAAAACTCTATCTGCTGAATATACTCAACAGTTACAGGCTCTTAGTTTACACCATTATCGTAGCAAACTACAACGACAGACACAACGTCAAGAATTTTGGCAAACTCTCACGGATGAATCTCTGAAAATTGCGCTGGAACAATTGGAAACAGAAAGTCGTCTACAAGGAATTGAACGTCGCCATCTTAAACGTCGTCAAAATGAAATTTTACAACCTTTACAGAAAATTATAACATCAGCAGATCAGAAAATTGCCGTACTAAAACAACAGCGTAAACAACTATCCCGACATTTACAAACAGAAATGCACGCTGCTTATAGCTTAATTAATTTTCAAGGACAATCTTTATCTCTACAGCAATTATTACCAACAGGAACACCAACTGGCACAGGAGAATGTTGCGCTCCTAAATTATTACATTATGCAGCTACTCATCAACTAAAACCTTTAGCAATGGCTGAATTTTGGTGGGGTAATTCTACTGTAGAGGATAAAATACAGGGAGAATTTTATGGTGCTTGTTTGGAAAGATGTCAGCCATTAATGGGATTTTTGCTATCAGGATTAAAGCCAAATCAAGTAGAAATAATTTATGAAGATGAATGGCTAATTGCTGTGAATAAATCATCAGGACTATTATCTGTTCCTGGTCGTTATTTTCATAATCAAGATAGTGTAATCAGTCGTTTACGTCATCTATATAATCAAGAAATAATCGCGGTACATCGTTTAGATCAAGATACTTCCGGGATTCTCTTAATAGCTAAAGATCCAGTTACTTATTCTCAAATAAGTAAACAATTCCAAAAAAGACAAGTATCTAAAGTTTATGAAGCTTTGCTGACAGGTTCTCTAGCTATTAATGAAGGTGAAATTAATTTACCTTTATGGGGAAATCCTGATCATCGTCCTTATCAAGAAGTGGATTTATCACGAGGTAAACCTAGTTTAACTCACTTCCGCGTTATGAACAGAGAAGGAGATTATACCCGTGTTGAATTTGTGCCTTTGACTGGACGGACTCATCAATTACGGGTTCATGCTGCTGATACAAGAGGACTGGGAATGGCAATTTTGGGGGATAAACTCTATGGTTATCATAGTGATACTGATAGATTATATCTGCACGCGAGAGAGTTGAGGTTTCAGCATCCTCATGTAGAAAAAATCTTCCACTTACAGGTAAAAACACCATTTTAA
- a CDS encoding GUN4 domain-containing protein: protein MIKYLIVNKFLLKLLVLICKLFLVWTLVYFTIPLIILTPEIINNPVGNFILTLVFLCLPFFLIYLFVDEDMKKISHLLAILTNNQRYYQKIHQFIAYTTRYLILIIICFMPFLSFFSSYQIQNLIYWHPQHRQENYTQLSQYLQAKNWEDAAKETQSVMLKITNRENNNWLSTRAIETFPCEALQNIDNLWLDASENRFGFSVQTKIWNQENNGQINFNYKIDQKFRQKVGWNPENITHIESHFQLSTDTPIGYLPKPVGTSLGKACVGNLDRLWFGQAVGCYHKIFIRMNDCK, encoded by the coding sequence ATGATCAAATATTTGATAGTTAATAAATTTTTGTTGAAGTTGCTTGTTTTAATTTGTAAGCTTTTTTTGGTATGGACGTTAGTATATTTTACAATACCTCTAATTATTCTCACACCAGAAATTATTAATAATCCCGTTGGGAATTTTATCCTCACTTTGGTATTTTTGTGTTTACCATTTTTCCTCATATATCTATTTGTAGATGAGGATATGAAAAAAATTTCCCATTTACTGGCTATACTAACAAACAATCAACGCTATTACCAAAAAATTCATCAATTTATTGCTTATACAACTAGATATTTGATATTAATTATAATATGCTTCATGCCATTTTTATCTTTTTTTTCATCCTATCAAATTCAAAATTTGATTTATTGGCATCCTCAGCATAGACAAGAGAATTATACTCAATTGAGTCAATATTTACAAGCTAAAAATTGGGAAGATGCTGCGAAAGAAACACAATCAGTAATGTTGAAAATTACTAATAGAGAAAATAATAATTGGTTAAGTACCAGAGCTATTGAAACTTTTCCTTGTGAAGCTTTACAGAATATAGACAATTTGTGGTTAGATGCTAGTGAAAATAGATTTGGTTTTAGTGTCCAAACTAAAATTTGGAACCAAGAAAATAATGGTCAAATCAATTTTAATTATAAAATAGATCAGAAATTTCGTCAAAAAGTAGGATGGAACCCAGAAAATATAACCCATATAGAATCTCATTTCCAATTATCCACAGATACCCCCATAGGATATTTACCCAAACCTGTAGGAACGTCTTTGGGAAAAGCCTGTGTGGGAAATTTAGATAGGCTTTGGTTTGGACAAGCAGTAGGCTGTTATCACAAGATATTTATTCGCATGAATGATTGTAAATAA